One Hordeum vulgare subsp. vulgare chromosome 4H, MorexV3_pseudomolecules_assembly, whole genome shotgun sequence DNA window includes the following coding sequences:
- the LOC123447955 gene encoding AP-2 complex subunit sigma-like isoform X3: protein MGIRFVLLVNKQGQTRLAQCYEHLSLDERRALEGEIIRKCLARTDQQCSFVEHRNYKVVYRRYASLFFLVGVDNDEASDRFCTCMLFSIFHEVLHQELGTCKPSWYTSWCASSVYIFMIAFMLLPHQNLIFSGQGTPMQVSITYLVVTVTKVSENEACTFTTLMLHIFS from the exons ATGGGGATCCGGTTCGTGCTGCTGGTGAACAAGCAGGGGCAGACGCGGCTGGCGCAGTGCTACGAGCACCTCTCCCTCGACGAGCGCCGCGCCCTTGAGGGCGAGATCATCCGCAAGTGCCTCGCCCGCACTGACCAGCAG TGCTCTTTCGTGGAGCACCGTAACTACAAGGTCGTCTATAGGCGCTACgcctccctcttcttcctcgtcggcGTGGACAACGATGAG GCGTCCGACAGGTTCTGCACCTGCATGCTCTTCTCCATATTCCATGAGGTATTGCATCAG GAACTGGGGACATGCAAACCAAGCTGGTACACGAGCTGGTGTGCATCAAGTGTGTACATTTTCATGATTGCATTCATGT TACTTCCCCATCAAAATTTGATCTTCTCAGGACAG GGTACCCCTATGCAAGTGTCAATTACGTACTTAGTAGTCACTGTTACCAAGGTTTCAGAAAATGAAGCGTGCACTTTTACAACTTTAATGCTACATATCTTCTCATGA
- the LOC123447955 gene encoding AP-1 complex subunit sigma-1-like isoform X2 yields MGIRFVLLVNKQGQTRLAQCYEHLSLDERRALEGEIIRKCLARTDQQCSFVEHRNYKVVYRRYASLFFLVGVDNDEASDRFCTCMLFSIFHEELGTCKPSWYTSWCASSVYIFMIAFMLLPHQNLIFSGQVSYSHSKILSRLVICRPFICNPELVSYLVLTMQTSLFLLSICISLCRGLSFILD; encoded by the exons ATGGGGATCCGGTTCGTGCTGCTGGTGAACAAGCAGGGGCAGACGCGGCTGGCGCAGTGCTACGAGCACCTCTCCCTCGACGAGCGCCGCGCCCTTGAGGGCGAGATCATCCGCAAGTGCCTCGCCCGCACTGACCAGCAG TGCTCTTTCGTGGAGCACCGTAACTACAAGGTCGTCTATAGGCGCTACgcctccctcttcttcctcgtcggcGTGGACAACGATGAG GCGTCCGACAGGTTCTGCACCTGCATGCTCTTCTCCATATTCCATGAG GAACTGGGGACATGCAAACCAAGCTGGTACACGAGCTGGTGTGCATCAAGTGTGTACATTTTCATGATTGCATTCATGT TACTTCCCCATCAAAATTTGATCTTCTCAGGACAGGTAAGTTATTCACATTCTAAAATTCTCTCACGGCTAGTGATTTGTAGGCCTTTCATATGCAATCCTGAATTAGTTTCATATCTGGTACTTACTATGCAAACATCTTTGTTTCTTCTTTCTATTTGCATTTCTTTATGCCGAGGCCTTTCCTTCATCCTAGATTAA
- the LOC123447955 gene encoding AP-1 complex subunit sigma-1-like isoform X1, producing MGIRFVLLVNKQGQTRLAQCYEHLSLDERRALEGEIIRKCLARTDQQCSFVEHRNYKVVYRRYASLFFLVGVDNDEASDRFCTCMLFSIFHEVLHQELGTCKPSWYTSWCASSVYIFMIAFMLLPHQNLIFSGQVSYSHSKILSRLVICRPFICNPELVSYLVLTMQTSLFLLSICISLCRGLSFILD from the exons ATGGGGATCCGGTTCGTGCTGCTGGTGAACAAGCAGGGGCAGACGCGGCTGGCGCAGTGCTACGAGCACCTCTCCCTCGACGAGCGCCGCGCCCTTGAGGGCGAGATCATCCGCAAGTGCCTCGCCCGCACTGACCAGCAG TGCTCTTTCGTGGAGCACCGTAACTACAAGGTCGTCTATAGGCGCTACgcctccctcttcttcctcgtcggcGTGGACAACGATGAG GCGTCCGACAGGTTCTGCACCTGCATGCTCTTCTCCATATTCCATGAGGTATTGCATCAG GAACTGGGGACATGCAAACCAAGCTGGTACACGAGCTGGTGTGCATCAAGTGTGTACATTTTCATGATTGCATTCATGT TACTTCCCCATCAAAATTTGATCTTCTCAGGACAGGTAAGTTATTCACATTCTAAAATTCTCTCACGGCTAGTGATTTGTAGGCCTTTCATATGCAATCCTGAATTAGTTTCATATCTGGTACTTACTATGCAAACATCTTTGTTTCTTCTTTCTATTTGCATTTCTTTATGCCGAGGCCTTTCCTTCATCCTAGATTAA
- the LOC123447955 gene encoding AP-1 complex subunit sigma-1-like isoform X4 codes for MGIRFVLLVNKQGQTRLAQCYEHLSLDERRALEGEIIRKCLARTDQQCSFVEHRNYKVVYRRYASLFFLVGVDNDEELGTCKPSWYTSWCASSVYIFMIAFMLLPHQNLIFSGQVSYSHSKILSRLVICRPFICNPELVSYLVLTMQTSLFLLSICISLCRGLSFILD; via the exons ATGGGGATCCGGTTCGTGCTGCTGGTGAACAAGCAGGGGCAGACGCGGCTGGCGCAGTGCTACGAGCACCTCTCCCTCGACGAGCGCCGCGCCCTTGAGGGCGAGATCATCCGCAAGTGCCTCGCCCGCACTGACCAGCAG TGCTCTTTCGTGGAGCACCGTAACTACAAGGTCGTCTATAGGCGCTACgcctccctcttcttcctcgtcggcGTGGACAACGATGAG GAACTGGGGACATGCAAACCAAGCTGGTACACGAGCTGGTGTGCATCAAGTGTGTACATTTTCATGATTGCATTCATGT TACTTCCCCATCAAAATTTGATCTTCTCAGGACAGGTAAGTTATTCACATTCTAAAATTCTCTCACGGCTAGTGATTTGTAGGCCTTTCATATGCAATCCTGAATTAGTTTCATATCTGGTACTTACTATGCAAACATCTTTGTTTCTTCTTTCTATTTGCATTTCTTTATGCCGAGGCCTTTCCTTCATCCTAGATTAA
- the LOC123447955 gene encoding AP-4 complex subunit sigma-like isoform X5 produces the protein MGIRFVLLVNKQGQTRLAQCYEHLSLDERRALEGEIIRKCLARTDQQCSFVEHRNYKVVYRRYASLFFLVGVDNDEASDRFCTCMLFSIFHEELGTCKPSWYTSWCASSVYIFMIAFMCMFYVCVYIITSSEVKLSHWA, from the exons ATGGGGATCCGGTTCGTGCTGCTGGTGAACAAGCAGGGGCAGACGCGGCTGGCGCAGTGCTACGAGCACCTCTCCCTCGACGAGCGCCGCGCCCTTGAGGGCGAGATCATCCGCAAGTGCCTCGCCCGCACTGACCAGCAG TGCTCTTTCGTGGAGCACCGTAACTACAAGGTCGTCTATAGGCGCTACgcctccctcttcttcctcgtcggcGTGGACAACGATGAG GCGTCCGACAGGTTCTGCACCTGCATGCTCTTCTCCATATTCCATGAG GAACTGGGGACATGCAAACCAAGCTGGTACACGAGCTGGTGTGCATCAAGTGTGTACATTTTCATGATTGCATTCATGTGTATGTTTTACGTATGCGTCTACATTATCACATCTTCGGAGGTTAAACTCTCCCATTGGGCGTGA